One stretch of Acidimicrobiales bacterium DNA includes these proteins:
- the purS gene encoding phosphoribosylformylglycinamidine synthase subunit PurS, protein MKFDVMVDVRLRGGIADPAGATIERALPALGYDGVADVTVGKTVRFAIEATDEAEATRRSEDLCASFLTNPVIEDATVMVTPAGGPTGEDA, encoded by the coding sequence ATGAAGTTCGACGTGATGGTGGACGTCAGGTTGCGGGGCGGCATTGCCGATCCGGCCGGAGCGACGATCGAGCGTGCTCTTCCCGCCCTTGGCTACGACGGTGTAGCCGACGTGACGGTGGGCAAGACGGTCCGGTTCGCCATCGAGGCGACCGACGAGGCTGAGGCGACGCGCCGGTCCGAGGACCTGTGTGCCTCGTTCCTGACCAACCCGGTCATCGAGGACGCCACGGTGATGGTGACCCCGGCCGGTGGCCCGACCGGAGAGGATGCCTGA
- a CDS encoding phosphoribosylaminoimidazolesuccinocarboxamide synthase encodes MSPQIPLPHLHSGKVRDVYDAGDDRLLMVTSDRISAFDVVMAEPIANKGRVLTAMTAFWFEQFAGLVDGHLISTDTADLDQILSVGQPDGAPPEVLAELAGRTMLCHRAEMLPIECIVRGYITGSAWKEYRASGTMHGTLMPDDLLEASRLPEPVFTPSTKADEGHDVNISYAESVDLVGTEVAEAAREASITCYLRGAEWAAERGLIIADTKFEFGMVDGRLVLADEVLTPDSSRFWSAEAWKPGATPPSFDKQPVRDHLDGLDWDKQPPPPLLPDEVISATSSRYVEAYERITGRSFVDWPGVGS; translated from the coding sequence ATGAGTCCACAGATTCCGCTGCCCCACCTGCACTCGGGGAAGGTGCGGGACGTCTATGACGCCGGTGACGACCGCCTGTTGATGGTCACCTCGGACCGAATCTCGGCCTTCGACGTGGTGATGGCTGAGCCCATTGCCAACAAGGGTCGGGTGCTCACCGCCATGACCGCCTTCTGGTTCGAGCAGTTTGCCGGCCTTGTTGACGGCCATCTCATCTCGACGGACACAGCGGACCTTGACCAGATCCTGAGCGTCGGTCAGCCAGACGGTGCGCCACCGGAGGTTCTCGCAGAACTGGCCGGGCGGACGATGCTTTGCCATCGGGCTGAGATGCTGCCCATCGAGTGCATAGTCCGGGGCTACATCACCGGTTCGGCGTGGAAGGAGTACCGAGCCTCGGGAACCATGCACGGCACCCTGATGCCTGACGACCTACTGGAGGCCAGCCGCCTTCCCGAACCGGTGTTCACGCCGTCGACCAAGGCTGACGAGGGCCATGACGTCAACATCTCGTACGCTGAGTCCGTCGACCTGGTGGGTACTGAGGTGGCCGAAGCAGCCCGTGAGGCGTCGATCACCTGTTATTTACGGGGCGCCGAGTGGGCCGCGGAACGGGGCCTGATCATCGCCGACACCAAGTTCGAGTTCGGCATGGTTGACGGTCGTCTGGTGCTGGCTGACGAGGTCCTCACTCCGGATTCGTCCCGGTTCTGGTCCGCCGAGGCCTGGAAGCCGGGCGCCACGCCACCGTCGTTTGACAAGCAGCCCGTCCGCGACCACCTCGATGGTCTGGACTGGGACAAACAGCCGCCACCGCCACTGCTGCCCGACGAGGTCATCTCGGCCACCTCGTCGCGTTACGTGGAGGCCTACGAGCGGATCACTGGCCGGTCGTTCGTCGACTGGCCTGGCGTGGGTAGCTGA
- the purB gene encoding adenylosuccinate lyase has translation MENVLASRYASRPMVDLWTPEAKVVMERELWIAVLEAQQELGVAIGDTVVDDHRAVVDQVDLDSIRNRERVTRHDVKARIEEFCALAGHEHIHKGMTSRDLTENVEQLQVRRSLEVVRDRMVAALARLARLAAEHDGLVMVGRSHNVAAQATTLGKRFATAAEELLVSLRRVTDLLSGYPLRGLKGPVGTQQDQLDLFDGDASKLDHLESLVAGHLGFDRVLDSVGQVYPRSLDFDVVSALVQASGGPANLARTVRLMAGNELATEGFRPGQVGSSAMPHKMNARSCERVGGLAVVLRGHLAMVGGLVGDQWNEGDVSCSVVRRIALPDAFLAADGLFQTFLTVLDEFGAYPAVVERELRQYLPFLATTRVLVAAVQAGMGREEAHDVIKAHAVGSALARREEGVSETDLLDRLAADDRLPLDRAALEALLDDPSAFVGNASAQVAVVIERVAEVVAAHPHAAAYDPEPIL, from the coding sequence ATGGAAAACGTCCTCGCCTCCCGCTACGCCAGCCGACCGATGGTCGACCTCTGGACGCCAGAAGCCAAGGTGGTCATGGAGCGTGAACTCTGGATCGCCGTGCTGGAAGCGCAGCAGGAACTCGGCGTGGCCATCGGCGATACCGTGGTCGACGATCACCGGGCGGTGGTCGACCAGGTCGACTTGGACTCGATCCGTAATCGTGAACGGGTGACCCGTCACGATGTCAAGGCCCGCATAGAGGAGTTCTGCGCGCTGGCTGGCCACGAGCACATCCATAAGGGCATGACGTCGCGTGACCTCACCGAGAACGTCGAGCAACTCCAGGTGCGTCGCAGCCTCGAGGTGGTGCGCGACCGGATGGTGGCCGCTCTGGCTCGTCTAGCTCGTCTGGCCGCCGAGCACGACGGGCTTGTCATGGTCGGTCGTAGTCACAACGTGGCCGCTCAGGCCACCACGCTGGGCAAGCGGTTCGCTACGGCAGCCGAGGAGCTGCTGGTCTCCCTTCGTCGGGTGACCGACCTGCTGTCCGGCTACCCGCTGCGAGGCCTCAAGGGTCCGGTCGGCACCCAGCAGGACCAGCTCGACCTGTTCGACGGTGATGCCTCAAAGTTGGACCACCTCGAGTCGCTGGTGGCCGGGCACCTCGGCTTCGACCGGGTACTGGACTCTGTGGGGCAGGTGTACCCGCGGTCGTTGGACTTTGACGTGGTGTCGGCCCTCGTTCAGGCATCCGGTGGGCCGGCGAACCTAGCTCGCACCGTCCGGCTCATGGCCGGCAACGAGTTGGCCACTGAGGGCTTTCGCCCCGGGCAGGTCGGCTCGTCGGCCATGCCCCACAAGATGAACGCCCGGTCGTGCGAACGGGTCGGCGGCCTGGCTGTGGTCCTGCGAGGCCACTTGGCCATGGTCGGCGGGCTAGTTGGAGACCAGTGGAACGAGGGCGACGTGAGTTGCTCGGTGGTGCGTCGCATCGCCCTCCCCGACGCCTTCCTTGCTGCCGATGGCCTGTTCCAGACCTTCCTCACCGTGCTCGATGAGTTCGGTGCCTATCCGGCAGTCGTCGAACGCGAGCTCCGGCAGTACCTGCCGTTTCTGGCCACCACCCGGGTGCTGGTTGCAGCAGTGCAGGCCGGCATGGGTCGGGAAGAAGCCCACGATGTCATCAAGGCCCATGCCGTAGGTTCAGCCCTGGCCCGCCGTGAGGAGGGGGTGTCGGAGACCGACCTCCTGGATCGACTGGCTGCCGATGATCGCCTGCCCCTGGATCGTGCCGCGCTGGAAGCCTTGTTGGATGATCCGTCGGCCTTCGTCGGAAACGCCTCGGCCCAGGTCGCGGTGGTGATCGAACGGGTCGCCGAGGTGGTGGCCGCCCATCCGCATGCCGCGGCCTACGATCCGGAACCGATCCTGTAA
- the purE gene encoding 5-(carboxyamino)imidazole ribonucleotide mutase: MGYRVAVLMGSPNDGDKMGPAAVTLERYGIDADVRVMSAHRSPTLVSEFVSGAREAGYQAIICGAGMAAHLAGAVAAQTTLPVIGVPLSGGAINGWDSLLATVQMPKGIPVATVAVDGAMNAALLVVQMLGISDPGLVAELEAHRAEMVPK, translated from the coding sequence ATGGGTTACCGAGTGGCGGTGCTGATGGGTTCGCCGAACGACGGCGACAAGATGGGGCCCGCCGCGGTGACCCTCGAGCGGTATGGGATCGACGCCGACGTTCGGGTCATGTCGGCCCACCGAAGCCCGACGCTGGTCTCCGAGTTCGTGTCGGGTGCCCGCGAGGCCGGGTACCAGGCCATTATCTGCGGAGCTGGCATGGCAGCTCACCTAGCCGGAGCGGTTGCGGCCCAGACCACGCTTCCGGTGATCGGCGTGCCCCTTTCCGGCGGCGCCATCAACGGATGGGATTCGTTGCTGGCCACCGTCCAGATGCCGAAGGGAATCCCGGTGGCCACCGTGGCAGTCGACGGCGCAATGAACGCTGCCCTCCTGGTCGTCCAGATGCTGGGAATCTCCGATCCGGGACTGGTGGCCGAACTCGAGGCGCACCGCGCCGAGATGGTCCCGAAGTAG
- the purD gene encoding phosphoribosylamine--glycine ligase: MVGSGGREHALAHVLGHHHDVVVAPGNPGIPGSVDMPPSEIDADLFVIGPEAPLVAGLADRLRGAGQLVFGPGADGARLEGSKAWMKEVLVEAGVSTAAHGTFSDEAAALAFLDTMDDLFVVKTDGLAAGKGVVVTTDHAEAVDAVRSYLSGDAFGDAGRTLVIEEGLTGPELSVLAICDGHDAVALAPAQDFKRLGDGDAGPNTGGMGAYSPVPLATSAAVNDLMDTAVRPTLAALRARGIDYRGVLYCGLMYTPTGPRVLEYNVRFGDPETQVVLPRLTSDLGVLLAAAAAGDLAGRADRPTFDDGAAVTVVCASENYPTAPRTGDQIQGLADASAIDGVSVFAAGVGERDGCLVTTGGRVLTVTGQGPTVSEARRRAYEAVSMISWPGMQYRTDIAADPAG, from the coding sequence GTGGTCGGTTCCGGAGGGCGGGAACACGCGCTGGCCCACGTACTAGGCCATCACCATGACGTGGTGGTGGCTCCCGGCAACCCGGGCATCCCCGGGTCGGTGGACATGCCGCCCAGCGAAATCGACGCCGACCTCTTCGTGATCGGCCCCGAGGCGCCACTGGTCGCCGGGCTGGCCGACCGCCTGCGGGGCGCCGGCCAGCTGGTCTTTGGGCCGGGCGCTGACGGTGCCCGTCTGGAGGGCTCCAAGGCGTGGATGAAGGAGGTCTTGGTCGAGGCTGGCGTGTCGACCGCGGCTCACGGGACGTTCTCCGATGAGGCCGCCGCCCTGGCTTTCCTGGACACCATGGACGATCTCTTCGTGGTTAAGACCGACGGCTTGGCGGCCGGCAAGGGCGTGGTGGTAACCACCGATCACGCCGAGGCTGTAGATGCCGTGCGGTCATACCTCTCCGGGGATGCCTTCGGCGACGCCGGCCGTACGTTGGTCATTGAGGAGGGCCTGACTGGGCCCGAACTCTCAGTGCTGGCTATCTGCGACGGACATGACGCTGTGGCCCTAGCTCCCGCTCAGGATTTCAAGCGACTAGGTGACGGCGACGCCGGCCCGAACACCGGGGGGATGGGTGCTTATTCGCCGGTCCCGTTGGCCACCAGTGCGGCCGTCAACGATCTCATGGACACTGCGGTGCGACCTACCTTGGCTGCCCTGCGGGCACGGGGGATCGACTACCGGGGCGTCCTGTACTGCGGGTTGATGTACACCCCGACCGGACCCCGGGTGCTCGAGTACAACGTGCGATTCGGTGATCCGGAGACCCAGGTGGTGTTACCCCGACTCACCAGCGACCTCGGTGTCCTACTGGCCGCAGCGGCGGCCGGTGACCTGGCCGGACGGGCCGACCGACCGACGTTCGATGACGGAGCGGCGGTTACCGTGGTCTGCGCGTCCGAGAACTATCCGACCGCACCGCGCACCGGCGACCAGATCCAGGGTCTGGCCGACGCCTCGGCGATCGACGGGGTGAGCGTGTTCGCTGCCGGAGTGGGTGAGCGAGACGGATGCTTGGTCACGACTGGAGGACGAGTGTTGACCGTTACCGGTCAGGGGCCGACAGTCAGCGAAGCTCGCCGACGTGCCTACGAGGCGGTGTCGATGATCTCGTGGCCCGGTATGCAATACCGCACCGACATTGCGGCGGATCCGGCCGGCTGA
- a CDS encoding adenylosuccinate synthase: MPATVVVGTQWGDEGKGKFTDLVAGEMSMVVRYQGGHNAGHTLVVDGESFALQIVPSGVLYPHVTPVIGNGVVVDPRVLIAEMDMLESRGVSTANLRLSGNAHLILPYHQELDALHERHLGKNKLGTTKRGIGPAYADRSMRVGIRVQDLLDEKIFREKLRAALEHTNKVLTRVFNRLPVDADEVAEEYLGWCAPRLAPHICDAVGLVHDELDGGGRVLMEGAQATFLDVDHGTYPFVTSSNPVAGGACTGAGIGPRDIDRVIGIAKAYVTRVGAGPFPTELFDEVGDYLVDVGHEYGTNTGRRRRPGWLDAVMLRYAARVNSLSELAITKLDVLDQLETIRVCVAYEADGERHDQLPYHQSVLHRAIPIYEDLPGWGVDLSDITERSQLPREAENYLAFVEHQVGVPVDMVGIGPGRHQVLRFAV; encoded by the coding sequence GTGCCCGCGACCGTCGTCGTAGGGACACAGTGGGGCGACGAGGGCAAGGGCAAGTTCACCGACCTCGTCGCTGGCGAGATGTCGATGGTCGTCCGCTACCAGGGTGGCCACAACGCCGGCCACACGCTGGTGGTCGACGGCGAGTCCTTTGCCCTCCAGATCGTTCCCAGTGGTGTCCTCTATCCCCACGTCACCCCGGTCATCGGCAATGGCGTGGTGGTTGATCCCCGCGTCCTCATTGCCGAGATGGACATGCTCGAGTCCCGCGGCGTGTCGACGGCCAATCTCCGCCTCAGCGGAAACGCCCACTTGATCCTCCCGTACCACCAGGAACTCGATGCTCTCCACGAGCGCCACCTAGGCAAGAACAAGTTGGGTACCACCAAGCGGGGTATCGGTCCGGCGTACGCCGACAGGTCCATGCGGGTCGGCATCCGGGTCCAGGACCTTCTCGATGAGAAGATCTTCCGCGAGAAGTTGCGAGCCGCCCTCGAGCACACCAACAAGGTGCTGACCCGGGTCTTCAACCGGTTGCCCGTCGATGCCGACGAGGTGGCCGAGGAGTACTTGGGCTGGTGCGCCCCCCGGTTGGCTCCCCACATCTGCGATGCCGTCGGCCTGGTCCACGACGAATTAGACGGTGGCGGTCGCGTCCTTATGGAGGGCGCTCAGGCCACCTTCCTGGACGTCGACCACGGCACCTACCCATTTGTGACCTCGTCGAATCCGGTGGCCGGTGGAGCGTGCACGGGCGCGGGTATCGGCCCGCGTGACATCGACCGGGTCATCGGGATTGCTAAGGCCTACGTCACCCGCGTGGGTGCCGGACCGTTCCCCACCGAACTGTTCGACGAGGTCGGCGACTACCTCGTGGACGTTGGCCACGAGTACGGCACCAATACGGGTCGGCGACGCCGTCCGGGATGGTTGGATGCCGTGATGCTTCGGTACGCGGCCCGGGTCAATTCGCTCTCTGAACTAGCTATCACCAAGCTCGATGTGCTCGACCAGCTTGAAACCATCCGGGTCTGCGTGGCCTACGAGGCCGACGGCGAGCGCCACGACCAGTTGCCGTACCACCAGTCGGTCCTACATCGGGCCATACCGATTTACGAGGATCTACCCGGTTGGGGAGTGGACCTCTCCGATATCACCGAACGGTCGCAACTGCCACGCGAGGCCGAGAACTACCTGGCCTTCGTTGAGCATCAGGTCGGTGTTCCGGTGGACATGGTGGGTATCGGCCCGGGTCGTCACCAGGTCCTGCGGTTCGCCGTCTGA
- a CDS encoding MerR family transcriptional regulator, whose amino-acid sequence MSPLPRPGPDQAVYVISVAAELAGMHPQTLRIYERRGLVDPARTTGGNRRYSETDIVMLLRIAQLTEEGLNLAGVKRVLALEAEVARLEAELATTRLEGDQAVANVHRQYRRDLVPVDQSVTIYRGRRTR is encoded by the coding sequence ATGAGCCCCCTGCCCCGCCCCGGACCCGATCAGGCCGTCTACGTCATCTCGGTGGCCGCCGAGCTAGCCGGCATGCATCCCCAGACCCTTCGGATCTACGAGCGCCGTGGCCTGGTAGACCCGGCCCGCACAACCGGGGGCAACCGTCGGTACAGCGAGACTGACATCGTCATGCTGCTGCGGATCGCCCAGCTCACCGAGGAGGGCCTGAACCTCGCCGGGGTAAAGCGGGTGCTGGCCCTCGAAGCCGAAGTGGCTCGTCTCGAGGCCGAGTTGGCCACCACGCGATTGGAGGGTGATCAGGCGGTCGCCAACGTGCACCGCCAGTACCGCCGCGACCTCGTCCCGGTGGATCAGAGCGTCACCATCTACCGGGGCCGCCGGACCCGCTGA
- the dnaJ gene encoding molecular chaperone DnaJ gives MTAQREWFEKDFYASLGVSKEASAKEITKAYRKLARQLHPDANPGDATSEARFKEVSAAYDVVGDESRRAEYDQIRQMGPMGGFGPGPGGGMGGGFPGTGGMGGFDLGDLFGGAFNGGRGSGRGQRGADLETRLTLSFTEAVNGVTTSVHLVSDTVCSTCSGSGARPGTRPTACGACRGRGVQAEDQGPFSFSRPCGQCGGRGSQIDDPCGSCQASGVERRPREVKVRIPAGVDEGQRIRLKRRGEPGRGGPDGDLFIVVAVEPDIRFGRRGRHLTVSVPVTYPQAVLGSEIEVPLLDGGTVTLKVPAGTRSGQTFRVKKRGVPEKGGTGDLLVSVEVDVLTDPTEAEIEAVEVLAEAMAARRNPKEPQEQEPQKHEDPSPDRLNGETP, from the coding sequence ATGACCGCCCAGCGCGAGTGGTTCGAGAAGGACTTCTACGCCTCGCTAGGCGTCTCGAAGGAGGCGTCGGCCAAGGAGATCACCAAGGCCTACCGGAAATTGGCCCGCCAGTTGCACCCCGACGCCAATCCGGGTGACGCGACCTCAGAGGCCCGGTTCAAGGAGGTCTCGGCCGCCTACGACGTTGTGGGCGACGAGTCTCGCCGGGCCGAGTACGACCAGATCCGGCAGATGGGTCCCATGGGTGGATTCGGCCCCGGCCCGGGCGGAGGCATGGGGGGTGGATTCCCAGGTACTGGTGGCATGGGCGGATTTGACCTGGGCGACCTGTTCGGTGGCGCGTTCAACGGTGGCCGAGGTAGCGGCCGGGGCCAGCGCGGCGCCGACCTCGAGACCCGCCTCACTCTTTCGTTTACCGAAGCGGTCAATGGCGTCACCACCTCGGTTCATTTGGTCAGCGACACGGTTTGCAGCACCTGTTCGGGAAGCGGCGCCCGCCCAGGAACCCGGCCGACGGCCTGTGGGGCCTGTCGCGGCCGCGGCGTCCAGGCCGAGGATCAGGGCCCGTTCTCGTTCAGCCGGCCCTGTGGCCAATGCGGTGGTCGGGGTAGCCAGATCGACGACCCGTGTGGGTCGTGCCAAGCGAGTGGGGTCGAGCGACGCCCCCGGGAGGTCAAGGTCCGGATCCCCGCCGGCGTCGACGAGGGACAACGCATTCGCCTGAAGAGGCGCGGCGAGCCGGGTCGAGGCGGACCCGATGGCGACCTGTTCATCGTGGTGGCCGTCGAACCCGATATCCGGTTCGGTCGGCGAGGGCGACACCTCACGGTGTCTGTTCCGGTGACCTACCCCCAGGCGGTTCTGGGTTCCGAGATTGAGGTGCCCCTCCTGGACGGTGGCACGGTGACGCTCAAGGTGCCGGCCGGGACCCGCAGTGGCCAAACCTTCAGGGTAAAGAAGCGTGGTGTCCCGGAGAAGGGAGGGACCGGTGATCTGCTGGTCAGCGTCGAGGTTGACGTGCTCACCGATCCCACCGAGGCGGAGATTGAAGCTGTCGAGGTCCTGGCCGAGGCGATGGCTGCCCGGAGGAATCCGAAGGAACCCCAGGAACAGGAACCTCAAAAACATGAAGATCCGTCGCCTGACAGACTCAACGGTGAGACCCCATGA
- a CDS encoding nucleotide exchange factor GrpE, producing MSGDGASSESQSPDDVHDGFPSTDPSTEISGSVSDAPPTGEVDNTVDSTASDEIPVEGLPVDEAEGTGDPVLELMAVLEAERDGYLSDLQRVTAEFANYRKQADRRTTEVGGRARGDLAEKLLVVFDACDLALEHGADDVAPIRASLVQALEPVGLEVLDPVDEPFDPNRHDAVLHEPAADGDDAGQVVIEVLRRGYAWEGRVLRPAMVRVRG from the coding sequence ATGAGCGGTGACGGCGCGTCCTCGGAAAGCCAGTCACCCGATGACGTGCACGACGGATTCCCGTCCACAGACCCTTCGACAGAGATCTCCGGGTCAGTGTCCGACGCTCCGCCGACCGGAGAGGTCGACAACACCGTCGATTCGACAGCTTCCGATGAGATCCCGGTTGAGGGTCTACCGGTGGACGAGGCCGAGGGGACCGGTGACCCGGTTCTAGAATTGATGGCTGTTCTGGAAGCTGAGCGGGACGGGTACCTGTCGGACCTCCAACGGGTGACAGCCGAGTTCGCCAACTACCGAAAGCAGGCCGACCGTCGCACCACCGAGGTGGGTGGTCGGGCCCGTGGTGATCTGGCCGAGAAGCTTCTGGTCGTGTTCGACGCCTGCGATCTGGCCCTTGAACACGGCGCTGACGATGTGGCCCCCATCCGGGCGTCGCTGGTCCAGGCCTTGGAGCCTGTCGGACTCGAAGTGCTCGATCCGGTCGATGAGCCGTTCGACCCCAACCGACACGATGCCGTGCTCCACGAGCCGGCCGCCGATGGAGATGATGCCGGACAGGTAGTCATCGAGGTCCTGCGGCGCGGCTATGCGTGGGAAGGACGCGTGCTGCGCCCGGCCATGGTCCGCGTGCGCGGCTGA
- the dnaK gene encoding molecular chaperone DnaK codes for MGKAVGIDLGTTNSVVSVLEGGDPVVIANAEGSRTTPSVVAFAKDGEVLVGEVAKRQAITNPGRTIRSVKRQMGTSWTENIDDKDYTAQEISARTLQKLKRDAEAYLGTTVDQAVITVPAYFDDAQRTATKEAGQIAGLEVLRIINEPTAAALAYGLDKDDSEQTILVFDLGGGTFDVSVLEIGDGVFEVKATHGDTSLGGDDWDDAVIEWLVTSFRNDHGVDLGADAMAAQRLKEAAEKAKIELSQVQQTQINLPFVTATDSGPLHLDYTLTRAKFQELTADLLARCRSPFEQAVKDAGLSKGEVDHVILVGGSTRMPAVVDLAKEIAGRDPSKNVNPDEVVAIGAAVQAGVLVGEVKDVLLLDVTPLSLGIETKGGVMTRLIERNTTIPIQRSEVFTTAEDGQPSVEIHVLQGEREMSQFNKTLGKFQLVDLPPAPRGTPQIEVTFDIDANGIVHVSAKDRATDNEQSMTITGQSSLDKDVIDQMVRDAESHADEDQKRKAEAEVRNNADNLVYQTDKLLADQGDQLTEDETTNVTEKLEGLKKALGEDDVEAIGSATEALMAASQEFGQRLYEAAQADSDAAGASGSADGSDDDVVDAEIVDES; via the coding sequence ATGGGTAAGGCCGTGGGAATCGACCTCGGAACCACCAACTCGGTCGTCAGCGTCCTCGAGGGCGGCGACCCCGTCGTCATCGCTAACGCCGAGGGCTCGCGTACGACTCCGTCGGTGGTTGCGTTCGCCAAGGACGGCGAGGTCCTCGTCGGCGAGGTGGCCAAGCGACAGGCCATCACCAACCCGGGGCGCACCATCCGGTCTGTCAAGCGCCAGATGGGCACCAGTTGGACCGAGAACATCGACGACAAGGACTACACCGCTCAGGAGATCTCGGCCCGCACGCTCCAGAAGCTCAAGCGTGACGCCGAGGCCTACCTCGGGACCACCGTCGACCAGGCTGTCATCACGGTGCCCGCCTATTTCGACGATGCCCAGCGCACCGCTACCAAGGAGGCGGGCCAGATCGCCGGCCTCGAGGTGCTGCGGATCATCAACGAGCCCACGGCCGCTGCACTGGCCTACGGCCTCGACAAGGATGACTCCGAGCAGACGATTCTCGTCTTCGACCTCGGCGGCGGCACGTTCGACGTGTCGGTGCTCGAAATCGGTGACGGTGTCTTTGAGGTGAAGGCCACCCACGGCGACACCAGCCTCGGCGGCGACGACTGGGACGACGCGGTCATCGAGTGGCTCGTCACCTCGTTTCGCAATGATCACGGTGTCGACCTGGGTGCTGATGCCATGGCCGCCCAGCGCCTCAAGGAGGCCGCCGAGAAGGCCAAGATCGAGTTGTCCCAGGTTCAGCAGACGCAGATCAACCTGCCGTTCGTGACGGCTACCGACTCCGGGCCGTTGCACCTCGACTACACGCTCACCCGGGCCAAGTTCCAAGAGCTCACCGCTGACCTGCTGGCCCGTTGCCGGTCGCCGTTCGAGCAGGCCGTGAAGGACGCCGGTCTCTCCAAGGGCGAGGTCGACCACGTGATTCTGGTCGGCGGCTCTACCCGGATGCCCGCGGTGGTCGATCTGGCTAAGGAGATTGCCGGTCGCGACCCGTCTAAGAACGTCAACCCGGACGAGGTCGTGGCCATCGGCGCCGCGGTCCAGGCCGGTGTGCTGGTCGGCGAAGTCAAGGACGTGCTCCTGCTCGACGTGACCCCGCTGTCATTGGGCATTGAAACCAAGGGCGGCGTCATGACCCGGCTCATCGAGCGCAACACCACTATTCCGATTCAGCGGTCCGAGGTCTTCACCACCGCCGAGGACGGCCAGCCGTCCGTCGAGATCCACGTGCTGCAGGGCGAACGCGAGATGTCACAGTTCAACAAGACGCTGGGCAAGTTCCAGCTGGTCGACCTGCCGCCCGCCCCCCGGGGAACCCCCCAGATCGAGGTCACCTTCGACATCGACGCCAACGGCATTGTTCACGTGTCGGCCAAGGACCGAGCGACCGACAACGAGCAGTCCATGACCATCACCGGTCAGTCGTCGTTGGACAAGGACGTCATCGATCAGATGGTGCGCGATGCGGAGTCCCATGCTGATGAGGATCAGAAGCGCAAGGCAGAGGCTGAGGTTCGCAATAACGCCGACAACCTCGTGTACCAGACCGACAAGTTGCTGGCCGACCAGGGCGACCAGCTCACCGAGGATGAGACCACCAACGTCACTGAGAAGCTCGAGGGTCTGAAGAAGGCCTTGGGCGAGGACGACGTCGAGGCCATCGGCTCGGCCACCGAAGCGCTCATGGCCGCTAGTCAGGAGTTCGGTCAGCGGCTGTACGAGGCCGCCCAGGCCGATTCGGATGCGGCCGGCGCGAGCGGGTCTGCCGACGGATCCGACGACGACGTGGTTGACGCGGAGATCGTCGACGAGTCATGA
- a CDS encoding phosphoglyceromutase — protein sequence MPTLILLRHGQSTWNATNQFTGWYDCDLTPQGEAEAQAGARLLAGAGLLPDVVHTSLQIRAIRTAELALAELGRSWIPVRRDWRLNERHYGDLTGLNKAETRQRHGDEQLQAWRRGYATPPPPIADDNPFNPNDDERYADIEPPLAECLADVVVRMLPYWDEAIAPDLRAGRTVLVAAHGNSLRALCKELDGISDEDITDLNIPTGTPLRYDLDDVLRPLEAMPVLERSLDPEAARAAAEAVARQAG from the coding sequence ATGCCCACGTTGATCCTGCTCAGGCACGGCCAGAGCACCTGGAACGCCACCAACCAGTTCACCGGCTGGTACGACTGCGACCTGACCCCACAGGGCGAGGCCGAAGCGCAGGCCGGGGCCCGACTACTGGCCGGGGCCGGGCTCCTCCCCGACGTGGTCCATACTTCGCTGCAGATCCGGGCCATCCGGACCGCCGAGCTCGCCCTGGCCGAACTTGGGCGGTCATGGATCCCGGTGCGTCGGGACTGGCGGCTTAACGAACGCCACTACGGCGACCTCACTGGTCTCAACAAGGCCGAGACCAGGCAACGTCACGGCGACGAACAACTCCAGGCCTGGCGTCGCGGCTATGCGACCCCGCCGCCACCCATTGCCGACGACAACCCGTTCAACCCCAACGACGACGAGCGCTACGCCGACATCGAACCGCCGCTGGCCGAATGCCTGGCCGACGTCGTGGTCCGGATGCTCCCCTACTGGGACGAGGCCATTGCCCCCGACCTGCGAGCTGGACGGACGGTGCTGGTGGCCGCCCACGGAAACAGCCTCCGAGCCCTGTGCAAGGAACTGGACGGCATCTCCGACGAGGACATCACCGATCTGAACATCCCGACGGGCACGCCACTGCGCTACGACCTGGACGACGTCCTCCGGCCGCTGGAGGCCATGCCTGTCCTGGAACGATCACTGGATCCCGAGGCCGCCCGGGCCGCCGCCGAGGCCGTGGCCCGTCAGGCCGGCTGA